From Argopecten irradians isolate NY chromosome 2, Ai_NY, whole genome shotgun sequence, the proteins below share one genomic window:
- the LOC138315424 gene encoding orexin receptor type 2-like produces the protein MAFTPTSYTNITTMLPSANASTSLSAEETEVILRKLNDEKAVQYLPVIIYMMILLLVGTVGNIVVFFVYWNKKTKSSSHFFILNLAVLDLLTCLVGMPTEVADLRYPYMFYAPAACKLLRFSESVSTIGSSITLIAVAFDRYYRICKLGKQISVKTAKIICVIAILIGVLTSWPACIIFGEKTVDVGVEGIVGVDCSTDDSMRHTLYPTLYYGVLFLLFVACVIFFTVIYSKIGAVIWTRKKIKIGEKAPEVPPSKDRTFNDSTASDRVSSDPISTEMSSDQEANWDDTRRNSTASRNVFKKRGQKHQIRVTRTTVVLFAVTVAYVVSFLPFLIFMVVRSIKRDFESGLDPAGEVAYKFGSKSYFINNAINPVIYSFLNVNFRKDTKALFKRCLACCCCRNRDV, from the coding sequence ATGGCATTTACTCCAACGTCGTACACAAACATCACCACCATGCTTCCCTCCGCTAACGCATCCACTTCTCTTAGTGCAGAGGAAACGGAAGTGATTCTCCGGAAGTTGAACGATGAGAAGGCTGTGCAATATCTACCAGTGATTATTTACATGATGATACTTCTTTTAGTTGGAACAGTTGGAAATATTGTTGTGTTCTTCGTCTACTGGAACAAGAAAACCAAATCATCTTCACATTTCTTTATTCTGAACCTCGCTGTCCTTGACCTTTTGACATGCTTGGTTGGCATGCCAACAGAGGTGGCAGATCTCAGATACCCGTATATGTTTTACGCCCCAGCGGCATGTAAACTTTTACGATTCAGTGAATCTGTTTCGACAATCGGGTCCTCCATCACCCTTATAGCTGTAGCGTTTGACAGATACTACAGAATATGTAAGCTTGGGAAGCAGATTTCGGTAAAAACCGCGAAAATCATCTGCGTTATAGCAATATTAATAGGAGTTCTGACGTCATGGCCCGCGTGCATCATCTTCGGTGAAAAGACGGTCGACGTCGGTGTTGAAGGTATTGTAGGTGTAGACTGTTCCACTGACGATTCGATGAGACACACTCTGTACCCGACATTGTATTACGGTGTTCTGTTCCTTCTCTTCGTCGCTTGTGTCATCTTCTTCACCGTCATCTATTCTAAAATAGGAGCTGTTATATGGACGCGAAAGAAAATCAAGATCGGCGAAAAAGCACCCGAAGTGCCGCCTAGCAAAGACAGAACATTCAATGACAGCACGGCCTCGGATCGTGTGTCGTCTGATCCCATCAGCACAGAGATGTCGTCTGATCAGGAAGCCAACTGGGACGACACGCGCAGAAATTCCACAGCCTCGCGAAACGTTTTCAAAAAACGTGGACAAAAGCACCAGATCCGCGTGACTAGAACTACTGTCGTTCTGTTCGCCGTAACAGTGGCCTACGTTGTCAGTTTTCTTCCATTCCTTATCTTCATGGTTGTCCGAAGTATAAAGAGAGACTTTGAGTCCGGTTTAGACCCTGCCGGAGAGGTGGCATATAAATTTGGTTCCAAATCGTATTTCATCAATAACGCAATCAATCCAGTCATCTATAGTTTTCTAAATGTAAACTTCCGAAAGGACACGAAGGCACTATTTAAGAGGTGTCTCGCATGTTGTTGTTGTCGTAACAGAGACGTTTGA